The genomic segment CTTCGGCGGTCGCTGTCGCTCTCGGGTCGGAGCGTCGAAAGAAAGGTGAAGCGCTGAGGCCGGCGTGAGCCGGTGGTTCGGACGTTAGTCGCGGCGGACGGCGACGAACGCCGCGGCGAGGAGCGCCGTCACGGCGACGACGACACCGAAGCCGGGCGTGCCGGTGGAGGTGCCGGTGCCCTCGGCGGGCGTACCGGTCTCGCCGTCAGTCGGCGCGGCGGTTTCGGTGCCCTCGGCGGGCGTACCGGTCTCGGTGCCCTCGGCGGGCGTGCCGGTCTCGGTCATCGTCTCCGTCTCGGTCACCGTTTCGTTGGTGTCCGTCTCGGTCTCGTTCGCGCCGCCCTCGCCGACGTTACCGTCGACGGTTTCGGAGTCGGCCACGCCGCCCCGGACGGTCACGTCGAAGGTGTCGCCGGCTTCCTGCTCGCTGAAGTCGAACGTGCTCGAGAACGTCTCGTTCTCGGAGACGTAGACGGTCGCGGTCTTCAGGAAGCTCGGCTGCGTGTCGCCGCTAGAGCGGACGCGCAGGCTGAGTTCCGTACCGGGTGCGACCGTCGTCTCGCCTTCTATCGTCTGGTTCGCGGCCGCGGAGACGTTCACGGGTTCGTCGAGCGTGTGCTCGGCGTCGACGATCTCGTACTCGTCCTCGACCGTCTGCTTCTCGTCGTCGGCCGTGAGGTTGCCCTCGTCGGCGGCGACGGTGAAGTTGGCCGTCAGGCCGTCGTCGGCTTCGATGTCGTCGCCGGTCGTGCCGACCTCGTCCGTGTCGTAGACGATGAAGTAGGTGTCGTTGTCGGCGTCGGCGACGACCGTCGTGTTACTCTGTGCCAGCTGGACCTCGTACGGGTCGCGGTTCGCACCGGCGTCCGTCTGCTCGACCGTGAGGTCCACCGCGCCGCTCTGTTCGAGCGACCAGAACTCGGACGTCGCGTCGTCGTCGTTCGCGTCGATCGCTCCTTCGAGGCCGGAGGCCTGAAGCTGGTGAACGGCGAGGTCACCGTACGCTATCTGGTCGTCCTGCGTGAGGTTGCTGTTCTGGACCGCTTCGTAGACCGCTTCGGTGTCCTCGAAGTCGGTGCCGGACGCGGCCGTCCAGCTGTCGAGCGCGCTCGTGTTGCGCTCTTCGAGGACGAGCGTGCCGACGCCCTCGGCGTCGACGGAGGCGTCGTCACCCGAGCGGACTTCGAGCGGGTACTCGCCCGCGTCGAGGAGCGAGTCGATCTGGTTCTGGCTGTCGGGTTCGACGTTCTCGATGGAGTCGTCGGAGTCGGCCACCTCGAAGGCGTTCTGCGCGTTCCCGATGGAGGCCTCGTAGGTGTTGAACTGGACCGTGACCTGACCGTCGTCGGAGCCGTCCTCGACGGTCACGTTCGTGCGGTAGCCGACGTCGTCGTCGCCGACGGTCAGCGTCGCGGTGTCGGTGTTCTGCAGGTCGACGGTGATGTTGGCGATGTCACCGCGCTGCTCGGTGACGACGCCCTCTGCGACGTCTGCGCGACCCTCACCGGCTTTCGAGACGGTGATGGACTCGGACTCGTTGGTGACGCCGGAGTCGAGGTCGGTCGCTTCGACCGTGTAGTCGCCCGTGTCGGAGACGTCGAAGCTGAAGTCGGCCTCGCCCTGCCCGCTGAGGGACACGGTGTCGGAGGCGACTTCGTCGTCGTCGCCGTCGAGGAGGACGACGTCGACGTCGCGGTTGCCCGCGTTTGCCGTCACGTTACCCTCGACGTCGTCGTCGGTCGTGATGTTCGTGTCGTCGATGTTGGCGCTGAGGCCGAGTTGACGGACCGTGACGGTCGCCGTCGAGCCGTTCTCGTAGGTGACCTCGTACTCGCCGAGCTGACGGTTCGACGTGTCGAAGATGTAGACTTCGCTGTTCGTGCCCGTGTTGCCCGAGCGGAAGTAGTTGTTGTCGTCGTCCGTCCCGACGATTTCGACGTCGGTCGAGCCGCTGTCGGCGACGACGGCGACTTTCGAGCCCTTGTAGGCGTTGACGTCGCCGTCCGCGCCCACGGTGACGGCCGCGAAGTCGACGTCGTAGGTGCCGTCGTTCGCGAGCGTCTCACCGGTCGCGTTGCGGATGTCGCCCGAGAGTTCGAGTTCGAGGTCGTTCGAACGGACGACCTCGTTCGTCTCGACGGTCACCGTACCGCCACTCGCGGAGATGTCGGTGATCGAGTCGGAGACGTTCTCGTCGTCGTCGGTCAGCGTGAAGTTCGCTGCCGTCAGACTGGCGCTATCGACGTTGCTGTTGAACGGTACTTCGACGACGGCCTGACCACCGGTCTGGTAGTGGGCCGCGCCACCTTCGTAGGTGAACTCGTGGTTGTCGGCGGCAGCCGACCCCGAGAACGCGATGGCTCCTGCGAATACGGAGCAGACCATCAGCGCCGCGAGGGTGACTGCGCGGAGTTTCGATGTTTCACTCATAGTTGGAGACTGCGACGGAACGCAAGCTTTGGTCTACGACCGCCCGCGCCCGACTGCTCGGAGGCGAACGGCGACGTACTCGGATTGCGTCCCTCGGGTAGGGGTATCTCGGATGCCTCGCCCTTGTTATAAGTGCCTTCTGGGTTGGAAAAAATACTGCCAGTCGTACATCAAATACATCGAAACTGTCTGTTCACCCGGCCATCACGCTCTTGTACTCGAAACTATCCTTCCCGGTCGTCGTCGTGGCTGCTGACACGACGTTCGACAGGAAGCTGACAGCTCCGGGCGATTCGCGCGCAGTCGGCGGCGACCGGACCCTCGCGCGCAGTCGGCGGCGACCGACCCGCCGACCGCCTCACTCGACCAGTTCGAACGTCTCGACCGCGGCGATGTCGTCGGCCGCGTGGCCGACCTGCACCTCGAACTCGCCGGGTTCCGCGGCGTACTCGTCGTCGGCCGTCCAGAACGCGAGGTCGGCCGCCGTCAGGTCGAACGAGACGGTCGCCGACGCGCCGGCGTCGAGGTCGACGTTCTCGAAGCGGACCAACTCTCTGACCGGCCGCGCGCGACTGCCGACCGGGTCTCTGAGGTACACCTGGACGACTTCGGTCCCGGCCCGGTCGCCGGTGTTCTCGACCGTCACGTCGACGGAGAGCGTCTCGTCGGCCGTCATCGTGGCCGCGTCGAGCGACACGTCGGTGTACGCGAACGTGGTGTAACTCTCGCCGTGGCCGAAGGCGTACAGCGGTTCGTTCGGAACGTCGAGATAGCGGGACAGGTACTTCTCGCCGGGGTCCGACGGCGGTTCGGTCAGGTCGGCGTCCTCGGCCGGTCGTCCGGTTCGCAGGCGGTTGTAGTAGACGGGTATCTGGCCTTCGGTGACGGGGAAACTCATCGGCAACCGACCCGACGGGTCGCACTCGCCGAGGAGCACGTCGGCGATGGCGGGACCCGCCTCGACGCCCGGGAACCAGGCTTCGAGAATCGCGGGCACGCGTTCGGCCGCCCAGTCGATCGCCAACGGCCGACCGTTGAACAGGACGGCGGCGACGGGCGTTCCCGTCTCGACGAGCGCTTCCAAGAGCGCTCGCTGGTCGCCGGGCAGGTCGACGTGCGCCCGACTCGCCGCCTCGCCGCTCTGACTGTAGCGCTCGCCGACGGCGACGACCGCGGCGTCCGCGGACGCGACGGTCTCGACTGCCGCCTCCAGTTGCTCGTCGCTGACGGCGCCGTCACGGTCGCAGCCCTCGACGTACGTCAGACCCTCGACGCGGTCCGCGAGCGTCGCTCTGAGCGTCGTCACGTCGTCCGGGTCGCCTTCGGCGCGCCAGGCTCCGAGCATGTCCGTCGCGCTGTCCGCGAGTCCGCCGACGAGTGCGACGTCCCCCCCGTCGTCGAGCGGTAACAGGCCGCCCTCGTTCTTCAACAGGACCTGCGACTCGCGCGCGACGTCGCGGGCGGCCTCGCGGTGGTCGTCGGTGAGGAGTCGCCGAGACCGACGCTCCTCGTCGAAGTAGCGGTAGGGGTCCTCGAACAGGCCGAGGGCGCCTTTGACGGTCAGCAGTCGTCGGACGGCCCGGTCGACGAGCGACTCGTCGACGACGCCGTCCTCGACCAGGTCGACCAGTTCGGTCGCGTAGGCCCCGCTGACCATGTCGACGTCTGACCCGGCCTCGATGCACGCCCGCGCCGCGTCGCGGAGGTCCCCGGCGACCCCGTGTTCGAGGAGTTCGCCGAACGAGTTCCAGTCGGACACGACGAGGTCGTCGAAGCCGAGTTCGCCGCGCAGCAACTCCCGCACGAGTTCCTCGTTGCTGCTGGCCGGGACGCGGTCGTAGAGGCTGAACGCGTTCATCACGCTGCCGACGCCCGCCTCCAGACAGGCCTCGAACGGCGGGAGGTGGACCTCGCGGAGTGCCGTCTCGGAGAGGTCGACCGTGTTGTACTCGCGACCGGCCTCGGACGCGCCGTAGCCGACGTAGTGCTTCGCGCACGCGAGGACGGTGTCGTCCGCGGCGAGGTCCTCGCCCTGGAACCCGCGGACGCGCGCCCT from the Halogeometricum rufum genome contains:
- a CDS encoding DUF7827 domain-containing protein, with amino-acid sequence MSETSKLRAVTLAALMVCSVFAGAIAFSGSAAADNHEFTYEGGAAHYQTGGQAVVEVPFNSNVDSASLTAANFTLTDDDENVSDSITDISASGGTVTVETNEVVRSNDLELELSGDIRNATGETLANDGTYDVDFAAVTVGADGDVNAYKGSKVAVVADSGSTDVEIVGTDDDNNYFRSGNTGTNSEVYIFDTSNRQLGEYEVTYENGSTATVTVRQLGLSANIDDTNITTDDDVEGNVTANAGNRDVDVVLLDGDDDEVASDTVSLSGQGEADFSFDVSDTGDYTVEATDLDSGVTNESESITVSKAGEGRADVAEGVVTEQRGDIANITVDLQNTDTATLTVGDDDVGYRTNVTVEDGSDDGQVTVQFNTYEASIGNAQNAFEVADSDDSIENVEPDSQNQIDSLLDAGEYPLEVRSGDDASVDAEGVGTLVLEERNTSALDSWTAASGTDFEDTEAVYEAVQNSNLTQDDQIAYGDLAVHQLQASGLEGAIDANDDDATSEFWSLEQSGAVDLTVEQTDAGANRDPYEVQLAQSNTTVVADADNDTYFIVYDTDEVGTTGDDIEADDGLTANFTVAADEGNLTADDEKQTVEDEYEIVDAEHTLDEPVNVSAAANQTIEGETTVAPGTELSLRVRSSGDTQPSFLKTATVYVSENETFSSTFDFSEQEAGDTFDVTVRGGVADSETVDGNVGEGGANETETDTNETVTETETMTETGTPAEGTETGTPAEGTETAAPTDGETGTPAEGTGTSTGTPGFGVVVAVTALLAAAFVAVRRD
- the bglX gene encoding beta-glucosidase BglX; protein product: METQTRSLLDQLPPERRAEVEERVETLLSELTLEQKVGQLNQLNADFATGTAVGDMDVEQGVLDGDVGSVLNVADLEEARAFQELAVEESDHGIPLVLALDVIHGHRTIFPIPLGEAASWNPEMAELSARVAATEAAASGVHWTFAPSVDVSRDARWGRVMEAAGEDPYLSAEISRARVRGFQGEDLAADDTVLACAKHYVGYGASEAGREYNTVDLSETALREVHLPPFEACLEAGVGSVMNAFSLYDRVPASSNEELVRELLRGELGFDDLVVSDWNSFGELLEHGVAGDLRDAARACIEAGSDVDMVSGAYATELVDLVEDGVVDESLVDRAVRRLLTVKGALGLFEDPYRYFDEERRSRRLLTDDHREAARDVARESQVLLKNEGGLLPLDDGGDVALVGGLADSATDMLGAWRAEGDPDDVTTLRATLADRVEGLTYVEGCDRDGAVSDEQLEAAVETVASADAAVVAVGERYSQSGEAASRAHVDLPGDQRALLEALVETGTPVAAVLFNGRPLAIDWAAERVPAILEAWFPGVEAGPAIADVLLGECDPSGRLPMSFPVTEGQIPVYYNRLRTGRPAEDADLTEPPSDPGEKYLSRYLDVPNEPLYAFGHGESYTTFAYTDVSLDAATMTADETLSVDVTVENTGDRAGTEVVQVYLRDPVGSRARPVRELVRFENVDLDAGASATVSFDLTAADLAFWTADDEYAAEPGEFEVQVGHAADDIAAVETFELVE